In Amaranthus tricolor cultivar Red isolate AtriRed21 chromosome 3, ASM2621246v1, whole genome shotgun sequence, a single window of DNA contains:
- the LOC130808909 gene encoding uncharacterized protein LOC130808909, giving the protein MHCGSLQWYSTSYNTLTLGISPNHKISNYQTRNQGIKIFNFSVIKSTQLPSSAKSITSTSNPFVKHCVKLRQSSSYRHSHASVIVVGSTLIREIHEFYKLNQELRSPIECLFLLDKAEIPEELCDIPGERVYVSSLVMKKLAGVQSTESIEVIALMTMPKSFVNLSGNHQEMDCMKWFHCSSAHRILVLEGIQDPGNLGTLLRSALAFKWKGVFLLPGCCDPFNEKALRASRGAPFQLPLVSGHWTHLETFSNAVQATILAGHPDSTEQLKLVHKLSQELALSLADKPLCLVLGSEGSGLTEKARRYCELVSIPMADHFESLNVAVAGGIFMFMLQSKSENLHT; this is encoded by the exons ATGCACTGCGGAAGTTTACAATGGTATTCAACATCTTACAACACTCTAACACTAGGAATATCCCCTAatcacaaaatttcaaattacCAAACCAGAAATCAAGGAATTAAAATCTTCAATTTCTCAGTAATTAAATCAACTCAATTGCCATCATCTGCAAAATCCATTACAAGCACTTCAAACCCATTTGTTAAGCACTGTGTAAAGCTACGCCAAAGTTCTTCTTATCGTCACTCTCATGCTTCAGTTATTGTTGTTGGCTCTACACTTATCAG GGaaatacatgagttttataagctGAACCAAGAGCTACGAAGTCCAATAGAATGTCTATTTTTGCTCGATAAAGCCGAGATTCCAGAAGAGCTATGTGATATTCCAGGAGAAAGAGTGTATGTGAGTTCTTTGGTAATGAAAAAGCTTGCTGGGGTTCAATCAACTGAGTCCATTGAAGTTATAGCTCTCATGACGATGCCTAAATCTTTCGTGAACTTGAGTGGTAACCATCAAGAGATGGATTGTATGAAATGGTTTCATTGCAGCAGTGCTCATCGTATTCTTGTTCTTGAAGGGATCCAG GACCCTGGAAACCTTGGTACATTGCTTAGATCAGCTCTGGCATTCAAATGG AAAGGTGTTTTTCTGCTTCCGGGATGCTGTGATCCTTTCAATGAGAAGGCTCTCAGGGCAAGCAGAGGTGCTCCGTTTCAGCTTCCCCTAGTTTCAGGACACTGGACACATCTTGAAACTTTTAGCAATGCTGTGCAAGCAACAATACTTGCAGGACATCCTGACAGTACTGAACAACTCAAGCTTGTTCATAAGCTATCTCAAGAGCTCGCACTTTCATTAGCCGATAAACCACTATGTTTAGTTCTAGGCAGTGAAGGTAGCGGTCTTACAGAGAAGGCAAGGCGGTACTGTGAACTGGTAAGCATTCCCATGGCTGATCATTTTGAGTCTCTTAATGTCGCGGTGGCTGGTGGAATATTTATGTTTATGCTTCAATCTAAATCAGAAAACCTACACACATGA
- the LOC130808442 gene encoding uncharacterized protein LOC130808442 gives MAFFVNSCSVRHLNITWVTLIPKLDNPTSIEDYRPISMVDALYKIISKILTDRLKETDFRWCVDCERINKMVEKKKNFPGTLIKLDFQTAYDSVSWSFLELVMKKLGFGRKWIR, from the exons ATGGCTTTTTTTGTAAACAGCTGCTCTGTGAGACACCTGAACATCACCTGGGTGACTTTGATTCCAAAGCTTGATAACCCCACATCAATCGAGGACTACAGGCCAATCAGCATGGTCGACGCTCTGTACAAAATTATCTCCAAGATCCTCACAGACCGTCTCAAAGAA ACAGATTTTAGATGGTGTGTTGATTGCGAACGAATCAATAAGATGGTtgagaaaaaaaagaatttcccTGGAACTCTTATCAAGCTAGACTTCCAAACGGCCTATGATTCGGTAAGCTGGTCCTTCTTGGAACTTGTAATGAAAAAGCTAGGATTTGGTAGGAAATGGATCAGGTAG